Proteins encoded by one window of Lathyrus oleraceus cultivar Zhongwan6 chromosome 1, CAAS_Psat_ZW6_1.0, whole genome shotgun sequence:
- the LOC127096347 gene encoding chaperone protein dnaJ 49: MDGNKDDALKSFKIGKEALQNGDRNRALKFLNKARRLDPALPVDDLLSTIQTDEGDPPPPVAAPSDQPSIRRRSSAPAPAPGPSTTSSISYSQEQISIIREIKRKKNYYDILGLEKSCTVDDVRKSYRKLSLKVHPDKNKAPGAEDAFKLVSKAFQCLGNEESKRKYDVSGEDEVVYERRTARPASARGFNGYYDADVDAEEIFRNFFFGGMAPAANFGGFSFGGPGMAHRQPAADNRSGGFNVRALIQVLPVLLILLINFLPSSDPVYTLSQNYPYEHRLTTPKGVNYYVKSTKFEQDYPLDSRERLTIEERVEREYFGILRQNCQFEIQRRQWGYIRETPHCDMLRKYDSVR, from the coding sequence ATGGATGGAAACAAAGACGATGCATTGAAATCCTTCAAAATCGGTAAAGAAGCGTTGCAAAACGGCGATCGGAATCGCGCTTTGAAGTTTCTTAACAAAGCTCGCCGCCTCGATCCCGCCCTTCCCGTTGACGATCTCTTGTCCACCATACAAACAGATGAAGGGGATCCTCCTCCTCCAGTAGCTGCCCCCTCCGATCAACCTTCCATTCGTCGAAGGTCTTCCGCTCCGGCTCCGGCGCCAGGGCCTTCGACAACTTCCTCGATATCATATAGTCAGGAACAAATTTCAATTATAAGAGAAATTAAGAGGAAGAAGAATTATTACGATATTTTAGGGTTGGAGAAGAGTTGCACTGTGGATGATGTCAGGAAATCTTATAGGAAGCTCTCTTTGAAGGTTCATCCTGACAAGAACAAGGCCCCTGGAGCCGAGGACGCATTTAAGTTGGTGTCCAAGGCTTTTCAGTGTCTTGGTAATGAGGAGAGTAAGAGAAAGTATGATGTTTCTGGAGAGGATGAAGTGGTTTACGAAAGGCGCACAGCTAGACCGGCTTCTGCCAGAGGTTTTAATGGTTACTATGATGCTGATGTTGATGCTGAAGAAATATTTAGGAATTTCTTCTTTGGAGGAATGGCGCCTGCTGCTAATTTCGGCGGGTTTAGTTTTGGAGGGCCGGGGATGGCTCATAGACAGCCAGCTGCTGATAATAGGTCTGGTGGATTCAATGTCCGAGCTTTGATTCAGGTGCTTCCTGTGCTTCTCATTTTGCTGATTAACTTTTTGCCTTCATCGGATCCTGTGTACACTCTTTCGCAAAACTATCCCTATGAACACCGGCTTACTACACCTAAGGGTGTTAACTACTATGTTAAGTCCACAAAGTTTGAACAAGATTATCCCTTGGATAGCCGCGAACGTCTTACAATTGAGGAAAGAGTTGAGAGAGAATACTTTGGTATTCTTCGCCAGAATTGTCAGTTTGAGATCCAGCGACGCCAGTGGGGATATATCAGGGAAACGCCTCACTGTGATATGCTAAGGAAGTATGATTCAGTCCGTTGA